Proteins from a genomic interval of Desulfofustis limnaeus:
- the mrcB gene encoding penicillin-binding protein 1B yields the protein MPTITRRIVIVLTAGLCLGVSITFGATYLHRLDTEIRNRFEGQRWALPAKVYARPLELYPGLPLTPDLLETELVLAGYRRDEKPDTAGSFLRHDRQVHLISRSFHFPSGVEPSRDLTILFNDTAIATISEGKSRTPVSFTRLDPAQIGSFHPLVHEDRIVVNRDEIPEALVQTLLLIEDRSFYDHVGLAPTAIFRALVANIKAGRVVQGGSTLTQQLVKNLFLNQERSLARKAKEALMALVLERHYSKDEILTAYVNEIFLGQDRNRAIHGFALAAHHYFGRQLDDLRPDQLAMLVGLVKGPSAYDPFRHPERSRQRRDTVLATMADHGLIDPATYATSRANQIVDSGQRREGFNRFPAFLDLVRQQLSAHYREEDLTSAGLQILTTLDPSLQLQVEDSLRQTIDGLEASKEQNLQGAALVTARETGDVLAVAGDRIPGRDGFNRALQARRPIGSLIKPAVYLAALEQGYTLASVLDDTAFTLNPGTKEEWRPHNYDRQEHGAVPLYLALANSYNLATVRLGLAVGLDRVAATITRLGSSDQPQPFPSLLLGAVDMSPLQVCTIYQTIAAGGFRTPLRAISSVMAADHRLLDHYGLTVEQQFPPETIFLLTHALQRVVTDGTAASLLRSPKVRSLSVAGKTGTSDDLRDSWFAGFTGSHLGVVWLGRDDNQPTSVTGSGGAMQVWQQIFERLPTSPLEPAEPPGITWASIDRQTASPLPFIAGTEPAPPRFPAIGETIDRTIREVIDSFNQLLR from the coding sequence ATGCCAACCATCACCAGACGTATCGTCATCGTTCTGACCGCAGGCCTCTGCCTGGGCGTCTCGATCACCTTCGGCGCCACCTATCTGCACCGCCTGGATACGGAGATCCGCAATCGCTTCGAGGGCCAGCGCTGGGCCCTGCCGGCCAAGGTGTACGCCCGCCCTCTGGAACTCTATCCGGGACTACCATTGACCCCGGATCTCCTGGAGACGGAACTGGTGCTGGCCGGCTATCGCCGCGACGAAAAACCGGATACGGCCGGCAGCTTTCTCCGTCACGACCGGCAGGTGCACTTGATCAGCCGAAGCTTTCATTTTCCTTCAGGCGTTGAGCCGTCCCGCGATCTGACCATACTCTTCAACGACACGGCTATCGCCACCATCAGTGAAGGAAAAAGCCGCACCCCGGTCTCGTTCACCCGTCTCGACCCCGCCCAAATCGGCAGCTTCCACCCGCTTGTCCATGAAGACCGGATCGTCGTCAACCGTGACGAGATCCCCGAGGCACTGGTCCAGACCCTGCTGCTGATCGAGGATCGTTCCTTTTACGATCATGTCGGTCTGGCGCCGACCGCCATCTTTCGAGCTTTGGTGGCCAATATCAAAGCCGGCAGGGTGGTCCAGGGCGGCAGCACGCTTACCCAGCAGCTGGTCAAGAACCTGTTTCTCAACCAGGAGCGGTCGCTGGCGCGCAAGGCCAAAGAGGCGCTCATGGCGCTCGTGCTGGAACGCCATTACAGCAAAGACGAAATCCTCACCGCTTACGTCAACGAGATCTTTCTCGGTCAGGATCGGAATCGCGCCATACACGGCTTCGCACTCGCCGCCCACCATTACTTCGGCCGCCAACTGGACGATCTACGACCGGACCAGCTGGCCATGCTGGTGGGCCTGGTCAAAGGTCCGTCCGCCTACGATCCGTTTCGTCACCCGGAGCGCAGCCGGCAACGTCGCGATACGGTACTGGCAACCATGGCCGATCATGGCCTGATTGACCCGGCGACCTATGCGACGTCCCGTGCCAATCAGATCGTGGACAGCGGTCAGCGCCGGGAAGGATTCAATCGCTTCCCCGCCTTTCTCGATCTGGTGCGACAGCAGTTATCCGCCCATTACCGAGAAGAGGATCTGACCAGTGCCGGTCTGCAGATACTCACCACGCTTGATCCGAGCCTGCAGCTGCAGGTGGAAGACAGTCTGCGCCAAACCATCGACGGCCTGGAGGCAAGCAAAGAGCAGAACCTCCAGGGAGCGGCCCTCGTCACCGCCCGAGAAACCGGGGACGTACTCGCCGTTGCCGGTGACAGAATCCCCGGCCGGGACGGGTTCAACCGCGCCCTGCAGGCCCGCCGACCAATCGGTTCGCTGATCAAACCGGCCGTCTACCTGGCCGCTCTGGAGCAAGGTTATACACTCGCCTCAGTGCTCGACGATACCGCTTTCACCCTCAACCCCGGCACCAAAGAGGAATGGCGCCCACACAATTACGACCGGCAGGAGCACGGTGCGGTCCCGCTTTACCTCGCCCTGGCCAACTCCTACAACCTGGCCACGGTTCGTCTCGGTTTAGCCGTGGGGCTTGATCGGGTCGCCGCTACCATTACCCGGCTCGGCTCTTCCGATCAGCCACAGCCCTTCCCGTCGTTGCTGCTTGGTGCCGTCGACATGAGCCCGCTCCAAGTCTGCACGATCTATCAGACCATAGCCGCCGGCGGCTTTCGCACCCCGCTGCGGGCCATCAGCAGCGTCATGGCCGCCGACCATCGGCTGCTCGACCATTACGGCCTGACGGTGGAACAACAGTTCCCGCCGGAAACCATCTTCCTGCTGACCCACGCCCTGCAGCGGGTCGTCACCGACGGTACCGCCGCATCCCTGCTGCGTTCACCGAAGGTGCGCAGCCTGAGCGTCGCCGGCAAGACCGGCACATCGGACGACCTGCGTGACAGCTGGTTCGCCGGTTTCACCGGCAGCCACCTCGGGGTGGTCTGGCTGGGGCGGGACGACAACCAGCCGACCTCGGTGACCGGTTCCGGTGGCGCCATGCAGGTGTGGCAGCAGATCTTCGAAAGGCTCCCGACGAGCCCACTGGAACCGGCCGAGCCCCCGGGCATCACCTGGGCCTCTATTGATCGCCAGACCGCCAGCCCTCTGCCGTTCATCGCCGGCACCGAGCCTGCGCCACCCCGCTTTCCGGCCATCGGCGAGACCATCGATCGAACGATCAGGGAAGTCATCGACTCCTTCAACCAACTTTTACGCTGA
- a CDS encoding tetratricopeptide repeat protein — MARPSDIMDRALTSLCCRAITALLLLTLGACATYYPPYPAPPPTRPERPPAMPEPAPQPPPPRPAPAPPAKPVAGPAASLYRDAQAALQQGNPAAAELMLERALRIEPRNPHYWYALAQAVFAQGNHARTEQLCLKVDSLAGNDPALREGNLRLLERARQGTRSR, encoded by the coding sequence ATGGCACGACCCTCTGATATCATGGACCGGGCACTCACTTCTCTCTGCTGCCGAGCCATCACGGCCCTGCTGCTCCTCACCCTGGGCGCCTGTGCGACCTATTATCCCCCGTACCCGGCGCCACCGCCCACCCGGCCGGAAAGACCGCCGGCGATGCCGGAGCCGGCGCCCCAACCGCCCCCGCCGCGACCGGCACCGGCCCCCCCGGCAAAACCGGTGGCAGGCCCGGCCGCTTCACTCTACCGTGATGCACAGGCAGCACTGCAGCAGGGAAACCCAGCCGCAGCAGAACTCATGCTCGAACGGGCACTGCGGATTGAACCGAGGAATCCCCATTACTGGTACGCCCTCGCCCAAGCCGTCTTTGCGCAAGGCAACCACGCCCGCACCGAGCAACTCTGCCTCAAAGTCGACAGTCTCGCCGGCAACGACCCGGCCCTGCGCGAAGGCAATCTTCGCCTGCTGGAACGGGCCAGACAAGGCACACGCAGTCGCTAA
- the cas2 gene encoding CRISPR-associated endonuclease Cas2: MMVLVSYDVRTSEAGGARRLRRVAKICRNFGQRVQFSVFECMVDPAQWTMLRQALINEIDLESDSLRFYFLGANWRKRVEHVGAKKSVDQEGPLIV; this comes from the coding sequence ATGATGGTCTTGGTGAGTTATGACGTGCGCACCAGCGAAGCGGGTGGAGCCAGGCGACTTCGACGAGTAGCCAAGATATGCCGGAATTTTGGTCAACGAGTACAGTTTTCGGTATTTGAATGCATGGTAGATCCAGCCCAGTGGACCATGCTTCGGCAGGCGTTGATCAACGAAATCGATCTTGAATCAGATAGTCTCCGTTTCTATTTCCTTGGCGCCAATTGGCGCAAACGGGTGGAGCATGTAGGTGCAAAGAAGAGTGTCGATCAGGAGGGGCCATTGATTGTATGA
- the cas1c gene encoding type I-C CRISPR-associated endonuclease Cas1c has protein sequence MKKHLNTLFVTTQGAYLAKDGETVAVRIEGETVLRVPVHTLDSLVCFGNVGCSPFLMGMCGERQVGLSFLSENGRFLARVQGPTSGNVLLRREQYRRADDPQFSATMAASCVLGKIANCRTVLLRALRDHSEKIEQQVMQEAIDRLGAAIKRLQSGLNLDSVRGVEGDAARVYFGVFDHLIVRDKDHFSMRQRSRRPPLDRVNCLLSFLYTLVLNDLRSAVEAVGLDPAVGYLHRDRPGRAGLALDLMEEFRPMADRLAVSLVNLGQLRRDDFVVSDGGAVRMSDEARKTLLVAYQKRKQEEMVHPFLEEKMTLGLFFHIQALLFARYLRGELDGYPPMIWK, from the coding sequence ATGAAAAAGCATCTCAACACCTTGTTCGTAACCACTCAGGGTGCCTACCTGGCAAAGGACGGCGAGACAGTGGCGGTACGGATCGAGGGGGAAACGGTGCTGCGGGTCCCTGTACACACCCTGGATTCGCTGGTCTGCTTTGGTAATGTCGGTTGCAGTCCGTTCTTGATGGGTATGTGCGGTGAACGTCAGGTCGGGTTGAGCTTCCTAAGTGAAAATGGCCGTTTTCTGGCTCGGGTACAGGGTCCGACCTCGGGCAATGTGCTGCTGCGGCGAGAACAATATCGTCGCGCCGATGACCCGCAGTTTTCCGCCACCATGGCCGCTTCTTGCGTGCTTGGTAAGATTGCCAATTGCCGAACCGTTTTGTTGCGGGCGCTGCGCGATCACAGCGAGAAAATTGAACAGCAGGTCATGCAGGAAGCGATCGATCGGTTGGGAGCAGCCATCAAGCGACTGCAAAGCGGATTGAATCTCGATTCGGTTCGCGGCGTAGAGGGAGATGCGGCGAGAGTCTATTTCGGGGTCTTCGATCATCTCATCGTGCGTGACAAAGACCATTTTTCCATGCGCCAGCGGAGCCGTCGACCTCCGCTTGATCGCGTCAACTGTTTACTTTCGTTTCTGTATACCTTGGTACTCAATGACCTCCGCTCGGCTGTCGAAGCGGTCGGCCTTGATCCGGCGGTGGGTTACCTTCATCGTGACAGGCCGGGGCGGGCCGGATTGGCTTTGGATCTTATGGAAGAGTTCCGGCCCATGGCGGATCGACTGGCTGTATCGTTGGTCAATCTGGGACAATTGCGACGGGATGATTTTGTTGTCAGCGACGGCGGTGCGGTACGAATGAGCGATGAGGCTCGAAAAACCTTGTTGGTGGCATATCAGAAACGAAAACAGGAGGAAATGGTTCACCCGTTCCTCGAAGAGAAGATGACTCTAGGATTGTTTTTCCATATCCAGGCCCTGCTCTTTGCCAGATATCTGCGCGGTGAATTGGACGGGTATCCGCCGATGATCTGGAAATAG
- the cas4 gene encoding CRISPR-associated protein Cas4, translating to MISALQHFLFCPRQCALIHIEQQWLENRLTAEGRVLHERVHGGGRESRRNVRVEFDVPIRSLRLGVVGRADVVEFHHQENGVWRPLPVEYKRGRPKKDDIDRVQLCAQALCLEEMLQREVPVGALYYGQKKRRTEVVFDAGLREKTIKTATQLHVLLASRRTPAPHYAKRCENCSFLPLCLPKVAGRKKVGAYLRKMVES from the coding sequence ATGATTTCAGCCCTGCAGCATTTCCTGTTCTGTCCCCGCCAGTGCGCCCTGATCCATATCGAACAACAATGGCTCGAAAACCGGCTGACCGCTGAAGGCCGCGTTCTCCATGAACGAGTGCATGGCGGTGGGCGGGAATCGCGGCGAAACGTGAGGGTGGAATTTGATGTGCCTATCCGTTCGCTGCGACTTGGGGTGGTCGGACGAGCTGACGTTGTCGAATTCCACCACCAAGAGAATGGAGTCTGGCGCCCCCTGCCGGTGGAATACAAGCGTGGTCGGCCGAAAAAAGACGACATAGACCGGGTTCAACTGTGTGCCCAAGCCCTCTGTTTGGAGGAAATGCTGCAACGTGAGGTACCGGTGGGTGCATTATATTACGGGCAAAAAAAGCGGCGGACAGAGGTGGTTTTTGATGCCGGTTTGCGAGAAAAGACGATCAAGACAGCAACCCAACTCCATGTTTTGCTGGCTTCCCGCAGAACGCCAGCGCCCCATTATGCCAAACGATGCGAAAACTGCTCATTTCTGCCGTTGTGTCTGCCAAAAGTGGCAGGACGGAAGAAAGTCGGTGCCTATCTGCGTAAAATGGTGGAGTCATGA
- the rhuM gene encoding virulence protein RhuM/Fic/DOC family protein, protein MEDSTLSRQPYFNPGLIILYQTEDGQTSLDVRLQEETVWLSLTQMAELFCRDKSVISRHLRNIFQEGELIRAAVVAKNATTAADGKTYQVEYFNLDAIISVGYRVNSKRGTQFRIWASSVLKEYLVKGYALNQRRLAEQGVAELRGVLDLLAATLEHNRLADETGLAVVDLVRRYSLSWHLLLQYDEDQLSLPAGLCRKDSKEVGLAAVRRGISCLRDELAAKGEATDLFGRERGESLAGIIGAIHQTFGGRDLYPSVEEKAAHLLYFVIKDHPFSDGNKRIGSFLFLLYLQENGLLETVRIDNKGLVALALLVAASKPDQKDTLIRLIANLLDEPAKSAGDQVRG, encoded by the coding sequence ATGGAGGATTCTACCCTTTCGCGACAACCGTATTTCAACCCCGGTCTGATCATCCTTTATCAAACCGAAGACGGCCAAACCTCTTTGGATGTCCGGCTGCAGGAGGAAACCGTCTGGCTTTCGTTGACCCAAATGGCCGAACTGTTCTGTCGTGATAAGTCGGTGATATCTAGACATCTCCGGAATATCTTTCAGGAAGGGGAATTAATCAGAGCGGCAGTTGTTGCAAAAAATGCAACAACTGCCGCTGACGGCAAGACATACCAGGTTGAATATTTCAACCTGGATGCAATTATCTCTGTCGGCTACCGGGTCAATTCAAAGCGCGGTACCCAGTTCCGGATCTGGGCTTCCTCAGTGCTCAAGGAATATCTGGTTAAGGGCTATGCTCTCAACCAGCGGCGGTTGGCAGAGCAGGGAGTGGCCGAGTTGCGCGGGGTGTTGGATCTCTTGGCCGCAACCCTGGAACACAATCGGCTGGCTGATGAAACTGGGTTGGCGGTTGTTGATCTGGTGCGCCGGTATAGTCTAAGCTGGCACTTGTTGCTCCAGTATGATGAAGACCAATTGTCTTTGCCAGCCGGGCTTTGTCGAAAAGACTCGAAAGAGGTTGGCCTGGCAGCGGTTCGACGTGGAATTTCTTGCTTGCGTGACGAGTTGGCCGCCAAAGGCGAGGCAACTGATCTCTTTGGCCGGGAGCGCGGTGAGAGCCTGGCAGGTATCATCGGTGCCATCCATCAAACCTTCGGGGGGCGGGATCTCTATCCCAGCGTCGAAGAAAAGGCTGCTCATCTGCTCTATTTTGTTATTAAGGATCATCCTTTCAGCGACGGGAACAAGCGTATCGGTTCCTTTCTTTTTCTCCTTTATCTCCAGGAAAACGGTCTGCTTGAGACGGTCCGCATTGACAACAAAGGCCTGGTGGCCTTGGCCCTCCTCGTTGCAGCATCCAAGCCGGATCAGAAAGACACGCTTATTCGCTTGATTGCCAATCTACTGGATGAACCTGCCAAATCTGCCGGAGATCAGGTACGTGGTTGA
- the cas7c gene encoding type I-C CRISPR-associated protein Cas7/Csd2 — protein sequence MSNSIQNRYDFVLLFDVKDGNPNGDPDAGNLPRIDPETGHGLVTDVCIKRKVRNFVQLEKDCSVPYDIYVKEKAVLGRAHIKAFNELGIQLGEEFTSSITKDVYEWFEENGTPPGITVEADDENGLFSITVAADADKKEIKEWVKEIKPSKVTKDAINTVLRGANSRRPTGDEVQRGRAKMCEDYFDIRTFGGVLSLKSAPNCGQVRGPVQLTFARSVDQIVPLEHSITRMAVATEAEAEKQQGDNRTMGRKFAVPYALYCCHGFVSAPLAAQTGFNEDDLELLWQAIVNMFEHDRSAARGLMSSRKLFVFKHDSKMGNVPAHKLFDLIDIQRAKDSTGPARSFKDYEVHVGVVPDGVTLQEKL from the coding sequence ATGAGTAATTCAATTCAGAACCGCTATGACTTTGTTTTATTGTTTGACGTAAAAGATGGCAACCCCAATGGTGATCCGGACGCTGGAAACCTGCCTCGGATCGATCCAGAAACAGGGCATGGGCTTGTCACCGATGTCTGCATTAAAAGAAAAGTGCGGAATTTTGTTCAGTTGGAAAAAGATTGCTCTGTTCCTTATGATATTTATGTAAAGGAAAAGGCTGTGCTTGGTCGTGCCCATATAAAGGCGTTCAATGAATTGGGCATCCAACTTGGTGAGGAGTTTACTTCTTCAATTACAAAAGATGTTTATGAATGGTTTGAAGAGAACGGCACTCCGCCGGGAATAACCGTTGAGGCTGATGACGAGAATGGCCTTTTTTCAATTACTGTCGCAGCCGATGCCGATAAAAAGGAGATCAAAGAGTGGGTCAAAGAAATAAAGCCATCCAAAGTAACCAAGGATGCGATAAATACTGTTTTAAGAGGAGCAAACTCAAGACGCCCTACCGGAGATGAGGTCCAACGGGGAAGGGCGAAAATGTGTGAGGATTATTTCGATATCAGGACATTTGGTGGAGTGCTTTCGCTGAAATCAGCACCGAATTGTGGCCAAGTCCGAGGACCGGTTCAATTAACCTTTGCCCGCAGCGTCGACCAGATTGTGCCGTTGGAACACAGCATTACCCGTATGGCTGTAGCAACCGAAGCAGAGGCCGAAAAACAGCAAGGAGACAACCGTACCATGGGCCGCAAATTTGCCGTCCCCTACGCCCTTTATTGTTGTCATGGTTTTGTTTCAGCCCCATTAGCTGCCCAGACTGGATTCAATGAAGACGACCTCGAACTACTCTGGCAGGCTATTGTCAACATGTTTGAGCACGACCGTTCTGCTGCCCGTGGCCTAATGAGCAGTCGCAAGCTATTCGTATTTAAACATGACAGCAAGATGGGCAATGTTCCGGCGCACAAACTGTTTGATCTCATTGACATCCAACGTGCAAAGGATTCGACTGGTCCGGCCCGTTCATTTAAGGATTATGAAGTGCATGTAGGCGTTGTGCCTGACGGTGTGACGTTACAAGAGAAACTGTAA
- the cas8c gene encoding type I-C CRISPR-associated protein Cas8c/Csd1, with protein sequence MILQALTAYYKRLAAEGTAVSEGFKRIEIPFLIILNMEGEFVGLQDTRVPHGRKLVAQSFLIPTENERQGSKAWQKTNFLWDHYGYVLGWPKTENKKDKEMARKQHETFVAETKMISTFCTEDKAVEAVCRFVVSGNFDAVFNHRLWKDCSKISGCNLTFQIENQIGLVCQRDSIKAFISKGQFVNDEDEQSDCIREWVGFCLVTGETGPIARLHPRTPVVGSKSGAKIVSFQKNMGFDSYGKIQSYNAPTCKKAAFAYTTALNEMLSKKSRQKIFVGDATTVFWAAKKNDLEDVFADIFGEPAKENPEQANKAIRILYEAPKAGVPPLTEDYTRFFVLGLAPNAARIAVRFWHVGTVGETAQHILQHFEDCKVVHGPKQPEYLSLFRLLVSTALQGKSENIPANLAGEFMKAILAGTPYPHTLLAAVIRRCRAEREVTYPRAALLKAVLARAARFYKHSEQEVGMALDTGNSNIGYRLGRLFATLEKIQEEANPGINATIRDRFYGAASGTPVAAFPHLMKLKNHHLAKLGNRGRAVNLEKVITEIMDAIVDFPTHLSLQDQGRFAVGYYHQRQVFFTKNTNN encoded by the coding sequence ATGATTTTGCAAGCGTTAACCGCATATTATAAGCGACTAGCCGCAGAAGGAACCGCAGTGTCCGAGGGGTTCAAACGCATTGAGATTCCGTTTCTCATCATCCTCAATATGGAAGGGGAGTTTGTCGGTCTACAAGATACTCGTGTCCCGCATGGTAGAAAACTTGTGGCCCAATCATTTCTTATTCCAACAGAAAACGAGCGTCAAGGAAGCAAGGCCTGGCAAAAAACTAATTTCTTGTGGGACCACTATGGCTATGTTTTGGGCTGGCCAAAAACAGAGAATAAAAAAGATAAAGAAATGGCCAGAAAACAACATGAAACTTTCGTTGCAGAAACAAAGATGATTTCGACCTTTTGCACTGAAGATAAAGCGGTTGAGGCCGTTTGCAGATTCGTTGTCTCGGGGAATTTTGATGCTGTATTCAATCATCGGCTTTGGAAGGATTGTTCCAAAATTTCAGGTTGCAATCTTACCTTCCAGATTGAAAATCAAATAGGACTTGTTTGTCAGCGTGATAGCATTAAGGCCTTTATTTCAAAAGGGCAGTTCGTCAATGATGAAGATGAACAGTCTGATTGCATTCGAGAGTGGGTAGGGTTTTGCCTTGTCACTGGGGAAACTGGTCCGATTGCTCGGTTACATCCACGCACACCTGTTGTTGGTTCGAAAAGCGGTGCGAAGATCGTCTCGTTCCAGAAAAATATGGGGTTCGATTCGTATGGCAAAATACAAAGCTACAACGCACCGACTTGCAAGAAAGCGGCTTTTGCGTACACAACGGCATTAAATGAGATGCTCTCCAAAAAATCTCGACAAAAAATATTTGTCGGTGACGCCACAACTGTTTTTTGGGCTGCAAAGAAAAATGATCTGGAAGATGTCTTTGCCGATATCTTTGGCGAACCGGCAAAGGAGAACCCCGAGCAAGCCAATAAAGCCATCCGCATTCTCTATGAAGCTCCTAAGGCGGGAGTGCCGCCGCTAACTGAAGATTATACGCGGTTCTTCGTTCTGGGGCTCGCTCCTAACGCAGCCCGCATTGCTGTGCGTTTCTGGCACGTGGGTACAGTGGGAGAGACGGCCCAGCACATCCTGCAGCATTTCGAGGATTGCAAAGTGGTGCATGGGCCGAAACAGCCCGAGTATCTTTCTCTCTTCCGCCTGCTTGTATCCACCGCCCTGCAGGGAAAGTCGGAAAACATTCCAGCCAATCTTGCCGGTGAGTTCATGAAGGCAATCCTTGCCGGAACTCCCTATCCGCACACTCTACTTGCAGCCGTGATTCGTCGTTGTCGGGCGGAACGTGAAGTAACATATCCTCGCGCCGCCCTCCTTAAAGCGGTTCTGGCTCGGGCAGCACGATTTTATAAACATTCAGAACAGGAGGTAGGCATGGCCTTGGATACTGGCAACAGCAATATCGGCTATCGGCTCGGGCGACTTTTTGCCACGTTGGAAAAAATACAAGAAGAAGCAAACCCAGGCATCAACGCCACCATCCGTGACCGTTTCTACGGAGCGGCTTCCGGCACCCCGGTGGCCGCCTTCCCGCATCTTATGAAGTTGAAAAACCATCATCTTGCCAAGTTGGGTAATCGAGGACGGGCCGTAAATCTGGAAAAGGTGATCACTGAAATCATGGACGCCATTGTCGATTTCCCGACCCACCTCTCTCTTCAGGATCAGGGTCGTTTTGCGGTAGGCTACTACCACCAACGACAGGTCTTTTTCACGAAAAACACAAATAATTGA
- the cas5c gene encoding type I-C CRISPR-associated protein Cas5c has protein sequence MNGNSKRTAPFRLKVWGRNACFTRPEMKVERVSYDVMTPSAARGVLESILWKPAIHWLVERIDVLAPIRWESVRRNEVGSVMSPGSKGIFIEEKRQQRAGLLLRDVAYTIHSRLEMTEKAGTEDNLTKFQEMFLRRAEKGQCFHRPYLGCREFAADFALIRRDEPLPEPIAVSCDLGWMLYDIQHDNRADKNHVHSCTESCRPSFFRAELSNGVLLVPSLDSGEVRQ, from the coding sequence ATGAACGGAAACTCAAAGCGAACCGCCCCTTTCCGGCTCAAGGTCTGGGGCCGAAACGCCTGCTTTACCAGGCCGGAAATGAAAGTGGAACGGGTTTCATACGACGTGATGACGCCATCGGCTGCACGGGGTGTTCTTGAGTCCATCCTGTGGAAACCAGCCATCCATTGGCTAGTGGAGCGGATCGATGTCCTGGCTCCGATTCGCTGGGAGTCAGTACGTCGCAACGAAGTCGGCAGTGTCATGTCCCCGGGATCGAAAGGGATTTTTATCGAAGAGAAACGTCAGCAGCGGGCGGGATTGTTGCTTCGAGATGTGGCCTACACCATTCACTCTCGGCTGGAAATGACAGAGAAAGCCGGTACAGAAGATAACCTAACCAAGTTTCAGGAAATGTTTTTGCGAAGGGCTGAAAAAGGGCAGTGCTTTCATCGGCCCTATCTAGGTTGCCGGGAATTTGCCGCTGATTTCGCTTTGATTCGGCGGGACGAACCGTTACCCGAGCCGATAGCGGTATCCTGTGATCTTGGTTGGATGCTCTATGACATCCAGCATGACAACCGGGCCGACAAAAACCATGTGCATTCCTGTACGGAATCATGCCGACCTTCTTTCTTCCGGGCTGAACTCTCAAATGGGGTTCTGCTCGTTCCTTCGCTGGACAGCGGGGAGGTGCGGCAATGA